A section of the Candidatus Binatia bacterium genome encodes:
- a CDS encoding UPF0502 protein produces MELQIELDHVEARVLGVLVEKALTTPEYYPLSLAAVTTAANQKTNRDPVTNLEEPDVLVALESLAKKFLVRRLWPSNSRVEKFAHNGKDALGLEAGSLAVLAELLLRGPQTPGELRTHVSRMVPLPSLEALQEMIQPLLERGLVRRLPPAPGSRAERYTQTLWRDPRSDVAVATPLTAPPPQRSDGELAERVRELEERLARAERQIVRLAQSVGMSLEALSQAGRED; encoded by the coding sequence ATGGAGCTCCAAATCGAACTCGACCATGTCGAAGCCCGCGTGCTGGGCGTACTCGTCGAGAAAGCCTTGACCACGCCCGAGTATTATCCCCTTTCTCTCGCCGCGGTCACGACCGCCGCCAACCAGAAAACCAACCGTGACCCGGTCACGAATCTCGAAGAACCCGACGTGCTTGTAGCTCTCGAGTCGTTGGCGAAGAAGTTTCTGGTGCGCCGCCTGTGGCCCTCGAACAGTCGGGTGGAAAAGTTCGCGCACAATGGCAAAGATGCCTTGGGTCTAGAGGCAGGGTCTCTGGCCGTGTTGGCGGAACTGCTTTTGCGGGGACCTCAAACGCCTGGCGAGCTGCGTACCCATGTCAGCCGCATGGTGCCGCTACCCTCGTTGGAGGCTCTTCAAGAGATGATCCAACCACTATTGGAGAGGGGTCTGGTCCGCCGTTTGCCTCCCGCGCCGGGCTCGCGGGCCGAGCGCTACACGCAAACTCTTTGGCGCGACCCTCGTAGCGACGTTGCCGTTGCAACGCCTTTGACCGCTCCGCCACCGCAACGTTCCGACGGGGAACTGGCCGAGCGTGTCAGAGAACTGGAAGAGCGCCTGGCGCGTGCGGAACGGCAGATTGTTCGTCTGGCTCAGAGCGTAGGGATGTCACTGGAAGCGTTGTCGCAAGCGGGCCGGGAAGACTGA
- a CDS encoding aminotransferase has translation MQLSERVKWIKPSATLAVTEKAAALRRQGVEVIDLGAGEPDFDTPENIKEAARRALARGETKYTPVGGTDELKSAIIAKLKRDNGLEYAKNEVIASCGGKHALFVLFQALFNDGDEVLVPAPYWVSYPDMLLLAGARARIVFPRSGDDFKLRPEDLEAALTARTKAVILNSPSNPAGVAYSPEELRALLEVLRDHTCWIISDDVYEKMVYGDFVLGQVLAVSPELRSRTILCNSVSKTYAMTGWRVGYTAGPAEVIKAMTTLQGQMTSNPSSIAQAAAAEALAGSQDSVPKMMAEFEKRRDFVVERLRSIPAVRCNKPQGAFYVFPNVSAYLGNPGGPQTGDELAAYLIEKAHVAVVGGTDFGYPDHIRISYANSLENLDLGIRRIGSALQELRAA, from the coding sequence ATGCAACTCAGCGAGCGTGTGAAGTGGATCAAACCGTCTGCGACCCTGGCAGTAACGGAGAAGGCCGCCGCCCTGCGGCGCCAAGGGGTCGAGGTCATTGACCTCGGAGCTGGAGAACCTGATTTCGACACACCCGAGAATATCAAAGAGGCGGCGCGCCGAGCGCTGGCGCGCGGCGAAACGAAATACACGCCTGTCGGGGGGACGGACGAGCTCAAGTCTGCCATCATCGCCAAGCTCAAGCGGGACAACGGACTAGAGTACGCCAAGAACGAGGTGATCGCGAGTTGTGGCGGTAAACACGCCTTGTTCGTGCTGTTTCAAGCATTGTTCAACGACGGCGACGAAGTACTGGTCCCCGCGCCCTACTGGGTGAGCTATCCGGACATGCTGCTGCTGGCCGGGGCGCGAGCACGGATCGTGTTCCCCAGGAGCGGAGACGACTTCAAGCTACGTCCGGAAGATTTGGAGGCGGCTTTGACGGCTCGGACCAAAGCGGTGATCTTGAACAGCCCGAGCAATCCCGCAGGCGTTGCCTATTCGCCGGAGGAGCTCCGCGCGTTATTGGAAGTCCTTCGCGATCATACTTGTTGGATCATTTCCGACGACGTTTACGAGAAGATGGTTTATGGTGATTTCGTGCTCGGCCAAGTTCTCGCAGTGTCGCCGGAGCTGCGCTCCCGTACGATTCTTTGCAATTCGGTCTCGAAAACGTACGCCATGACGGGCTGGCGCGTCGGTTATACTGCGGGTCCCGCGGAGGTGATCAAAGCCATGACGACCCTGCAAGGCCAAATGACATCGAACCCTTCCTCTATCGCACAAGCTGCGGCGGCGGAGGCACTGGCAGGGAGTCAAGACTCGGTTCCCAAGATGATGGCTGAGTTCGAAAAGCGGCGTGACTTCGTCGTCGAACGCTTGCGTTCGATTCCGGCCGTGCGCTGCAACAAGCCCCAGGGAGCTTTTTATGTCTTCCCAAATGTATCGGCCTACCTCGGCAACCCAGGAGGCCCGCAAACGGGGGATGAGCTGGCCGCGTACTTGATCGAAAAGGCGCACGTCGCCGTGGTCGGTGGAACAGATTTCGGCTACCCGGATCATATCCGAATCTCGTACGCGAACTCACTCGAAAATCTCGACCTGGGCATTCGCCGTATTGGCAGCGCCCTGCAAGAGCTCCGAGCCGCCTAG